In Cheilinus undulatus linkage group 16, ASM1832078v1, whole genome shotgun sequence, one DNA window encodes the following:
- the LOC121524567 gene encoding uncharacterized protein LOC121524567 → MKLFTAFLLMLGLFLSSSAQTLDECRPLVTPYSTFEPSFGRWNFIIGYIDSPIFQVLFDSCLSQWIEFRRISTNPKELVEDIGIKHPTYCKYATSPMTLHLNTAVTDKSNFTCTYHSLPTCQDCLLYMVNSRNNDNLLHLKTGPPQSTQDVKSYRALYLMARGVTLDDKAIQYFKKQAWCLGFKGEPSFHYNPMHPFCEYTSKSGSYDGNNYGDGNGNNHGNFQNIYHGINPGNNFGRNHGNNDDVNNANSEEN, encoded by the exons ATGAAGCTGTTCACCGCCTTTTTGCTGATGCTTGGGTTGTTCCTCAGCAGCTCTGCTCAGACTTTAGACGAATGCAGACCACTGGTCACACCTTATTCAACTTTTGAACCG AGTTTCGGAAGATGGAACTTCATCATAGGTTACATTGACAGTCCAATTTTTCAAGTCCTGTTCGATTCGTGCTTGAGCCAGTGGATTGAGTTCCGTCGGATTTCAACAAATCCCAAGGAACTTGTTGAGGATATTGGGATCAAGCA CCCCACATACTGCAAGTACGCTACTTCGCCTATGACTCTTCATCTAAACACTGCTGTAACTGACA AGTCCAACTTCACCTGCACATACCATTCCCTACCAACCTGCCAGGACTGTCTGCTCTACATGGTCAACAGCAGAAACAACGACAATTTGCTTCACCTGAAAACCGGACCCCCCCAAAGCACCCAGGATGTCAAAAGCTATAGGGCGCTCTACTTGATGG CAAGAGGAGTTACACTTGATGACAAAGCAATTCAATATTTCAAGAAGCAGGCGTGGTGTCTCGGTTTCAAAGGAGAACCAAGCTTCCACTATAACCCAATGCATC CCTTTTGTGAATATACCAGTAAGAGTGGCAGCTACGATGGGAACAACTATGGTGATGGCAATGGCAACAACCATGGCAATTTCCAGAACATTTATCACGGCATTAACCCTGGCAACAACTTTGGCAGAAACCATGGGAACAACGATGATGTCAACAATGCCAACAGTGAAGAAAACTAA